Proteins encoded together in one Oncorhynchus mykiss isolate Arlee chromosome 7, USDA_OmykA_1.1, whole genome shotgun sequence window:
- the LOC110527366 gene encoding POU domain, class 3, transcription factor 3-B isoform X1, translating into MATAASNPYLSSNSILSSGSIVHSDSGGGGMQPGSAAVTSVSGGYRGDPTVKMVQSDFMQGAMAASNGGHMLSHAHQWVTSLPHAAAAAAAAAVAAAEAGSHWSSSPVGMTGSPQQQDVKNNSGRDDLHTGTALHHRPPHLGPHQTHAGAWGSTTAAHLNSISGGQQQQQSLIYSNPGGFTVNGMLSQPGSQSLVHPGLVRGDTPELDHGSHHHHHHHQHPHHQQQHHGGVNSHDQHSDEDTPTSDDLEQFAKQFKQRRIKLGFTQADVGLALGTLYGNVFSQTTICRFEALQLSFKNMCKLKPLLNKWLEEADSTTGSPTSIDKIAAQGRKRKKRTSIEVSVKGALESHFLKCPKPSAQEITSLADNLQLEKEVVRVWFCNRRQKEKRMTPPGVPQTPEDVYSQVGNGHFLVDYLKDASLTGPSEPTDQRVTTSSFHQEQKLQQHQYEEEWHPRSFQHIFCGEDCMV; encoded by the exons ATGGCCACCGCGGCTTCCAACCCCTATCTGTCCAGCAATAGTATCCTCTCGTCCGGCTCGATCGTGCATTCTGACTCTGGAGGCGGTGGTATGCAGCCGGGCAGTGCTGCGGTTACCTCGGTGTCTGGTGGGTACAGGGGAGACCCCACAGTAAAGATGGTACAGAGTGACTTCATGCAGGGAGCTATGGCAGCGAGCAACGGAGGACATATGTTGAGCCATGCTCATCAGTGGGTGACATCCCTGCCGCACGCCGCCGCTGCGGCAGCTGCAGCCGCTGTAGCAGCAGCCGAAGCCGGCTCGCATTGGTCGTCGAGTCCCGTCGGTATGACAGGCAGCCCTCAGCAGCAGGACGTGAAAAATAACTCGGGCAGAGATGATCTACACACGGGCACCGCGTTGCACCACAGGCCCCCACACTTAGGTCCTCATCAGACTCACGCAGGGGCTTGGGGGAGCACAACTGCGGCTCACCTCAACTCGATATCAGggggacagcagcagcagcagtcgctGATCTACTCCAACCCCGGGGGCTTCACGGTGAATGGAATGCTCAGTCAACCAGGGAGCCAGAGCCTGGTGCACCCGGGTCTGGTAAGGGGGGACACCCCAGAGCTGGACCACGGcagccaccatcaccaccatcaccaccagcatccgCATCACCAGCAGCAACACCACGGAGGGGTGAACAGCCACGACCAGCACTCCGACGAGGACACACCGACCTCGGACGACTTGGAGCAGTTCGCCAAGCAGTTCAAACAGCGCCGGATCAAACTAGGCTTTACGCAGGCGGACGTGGGCTTGGCCCTGGGAACCCTGTACGGGAACGTCTTCTCTCAGACTACCATTTGTCGGTTTGAAGCTCTCCAGCTCAGCTTCAAAAACATGTGCAAGCTGAAGCCATTGCTAAACAAATGGCTGGAGGAGGCGGATTCTACCACTGGCAGCCCGACCAGCATCGACAAGATAGCGGCACAAGGTAGGAAGCGAAAGAAGCGCACGTCCATCGAAGTAAGTGTGAAGGGAGCTTTGGAGAGCCACTTCCTGAAATGCCCCAAACCCTCGGCCCAAGAGATAACCTCACTAGCGGACAACTTGCAGCTGGAGAaagaagtggttagagtgtggtttTGCAATAGGAGACAGAAGGAAAAAAGGATGACGCCCCCAGGAGTGCCACAGACGCCGGAGGATGTGTACTCGCAGGTCGGCAAT GGACATTTTTTAGTAGATTACTTAAAAGATGCAAGTTTAACTGGGCCGAGTGAACCGACCGACCAGAGGGTGACTACAAGTTCGTTCCATCAG GAACAAAAACTGCAACAGCATCAATACGAAGAAGAGTGGCATCCACGAAGCTTCCAACATATTTTTTGCGGGGAGGACTGCATGGTTTAA
- the LOC110527366 gene encoding POU domain, class 3, transcription factor 3-B isoform X2: MATAASNPYLSSNSILSSGSIVHSDSGGGGMQPGSAAVTSVSGGYRGDPTVKMVQSDFMQGAMAASNGGHMLSHAHQWVTSLPHAAAAAAAAAVAAAEAGSHWSSSPVGMTGSPQQQDVKNNSGRDDLHTGTALHHRPPHLGPHQTHAGAWGSTTAAHLNSISGGQQQQQSLIYSNPGGFTVNGMLSQPGSQSLVHPGLVRGDTPELDHGSHHHHHHHQHPHHQQQHHGGVNSHDQHSDEDTPTSDDLEQFAKQFKQRRIKLGFTQADVGLALGTLYGNVFSQTTICRFEALQLSFKNMCKLKPLLNKWLEEADSTTGSPTSIDKIAAQGRKRKKRTSIEVSVKGALESHFLKCPKPSAQEITSLADNLQLEKEVVRVWFCNRRQKEKRMTPPGVPQTPEDVYSQVGNGHFLVDYLKDASLTGPSEPTDQRVTTSSFHQVILAH; encoded by the exons ATGGCCACCGCGGCTTCCAACCCCTATCTGTCCAGCAATAGTATCCTCTCGTCCGGCTCGATCGTGCATTCTGACTCTGGAGGCGGTGGTATGCAGCCGGGCAGTGCTGCGGTTACCTCGGTGTCTGGTGGGTACAGGGGAGACCCCACAGTAAAGATGGTACAGAGTGACTTCATGCAGGGAGCTATGGCAGCGAGCAACGGAGGACATATGTTGAGCCATGCTCATCAGTGGGTGACATCCCTGCCGCACGCCGCCGCTGCGGCAGCTGCAGCCGCTGTAGCAGCAGCCGAAGCCGGCTCGCATTGGTCGTCGAGTCCCGTCGGTATGACAGGCAGCCCTCAGCAGCAGGACGTGAAAAATAACTCGGGCAGAGATGATCTACACACGGGCACCGCGTTGCACCACAGGCCCCCACACTTAGGTCCTCATCAGACTCACGCAGGGGCTTGGGGGAGCACAACTGCGGCTCACCTCAACTCGATATCAGggggacagcagcagcagcagtcgctGATCTACTCCAACCCCGGGGGCTTCACGGTGAATGGAATGCTCAGTCAACCAGGGAGCCAGAGCCTGGTGCACCCGGGTCTGGTAAGGGGGGACACCCCAGAGCTGGACCACGGcagccaccatcaccaccatcaccaccagcatccgCATCACCAGCAGCAACACCACGGAGGGGTGAACAGCCACGACCAGCACTCCGACGAGGACACACCGACCTCGGACGACTTGGAGCAGTTCGCCAAGCAGTTCAAACAGCGCCGGATCAAACTAGGCTTTACGCAGGCGGACGTGGGCTTGGCCCTGGGAACCCTGTACGGGAACGTCTTCTCTCAGACTACCATTTGTCGGTTTGAAGCTCTCCAGCTCAGCTTCAAAAACATGTGCAAGCTGAAGCCATTGCTAAACAAATGGCTGGAGGAGGCGGATTCTACCACTGGCAGCCCGACCAGCATCGACAAGATAGCGGCACAAGGTAGGAAGCGAAAGAAGCGCACGTCCATCGAAGTAAGTGTGAAGGGAGCTTTGGAGAGCCACTTCCTGAAATGCCCCAAACCCTCGGCCCAAGAGATAACCTCACTAGCGGACAACTTGCAGCTGGAGAaagaagtggttagagtgtggtttTGCAATAGGAGACAGAAGGAAAAAAGGATGACGCCCCCAGGAGTGCCACAGACGCCGGAGGATGTGTACTCGCAGGTCGGCAAT GGACATTTTTTAGTAGATTACTTAAAAGATGCAAGTTTAACTGGGCCGAGTGAACCGACCGACCAGAGGGTGACTACAAGTTCGTTCCATCAGGTAATTTTGGCGCATTAA